The following are encoded in a window of Sminthopsis crassicaudata isolate SCR6 chromosome 5, ASM4859323v1, whole genome shotgun sequence genomic DNA:
- the LOC141542655 gene encoding galectin-1-like isoform X2: MMLGGMVFHDLDLSPGSCIKIGGDIPSDAKHFSINLGKDDLNLALHLNPRFNAFKDKNLLVCNCRNDGVWNPEQRESHFPLVPASRTEITIIFEKTYFVVKLDDGYQFNYNNYLNFKTINFLSVSGDFKVKAVTFDCPSH, encoded by the exons ATGATGTTGGGA GGCATGGTTTTCCATGATTTAGACCTCTCACCTGGAAGCTGCATAAAAATAGGAGGAGATATCCCATCTGATGCCAAGCA CTTTAGCATAAACCTGGGAAAGGATGATCTTAACCTTGCCTTGCACTTAAACCCACGCTTCAATGCCTTCAAGGATAAGAATTTGTTAGTCTGCAACTGTCGCAATGATGGTGTTTGGAACCCTGAACAAAGGGAAAGTCACTTCCCTTTAGTTCCAGCGAGCAGGACAGAG ATTACCATAATCTTTGAGAAGACTTACTTTGTTGTGAAGTTGGATGATGGATATCAATTCAATTACAACAATTACTTAAACTTCAAAACGATCAACTTCTTATCAGTTTCTGGTGACTTCAAGGTGAAAGCTGTGACCTTTGACTGCCCCTCCCACTGA
- the LOC141542655 gene encoding galectin-1-like isoform X1, with protein sequence MMLGVSAPEYKLRMSLSWGMVFHDLDLSPGSCIKIGGDIPSDAKHFSINLGKDDLNLALHLNPRFNAFKDKNLLVCNCRNDGVWNPEQRESHFPLVPASRTEITIIFEKTYFVVKLDDGYQFNYNNYLNFKTINFLSVSGDFKVKAVTFDCPSH encoded by the exons ATGATGTTGGGAGTGAGTGCACCAGAGTATAAACTGCGGATGTCCCTGTCCTGG GGCATGGTTTTCCATGATTTAGACCTCTCACCTGGAAGCTGCATAAAAATAGGAGGAGATATCCCATCTGATGCCAAGCA CTTTAGCATAAACCTGGGAAAGGATGATCTTAACCTTGCCTTGCACTTAAACCCACGCTTCAATGCCTTCAAGGATAAGAATTTGTTAGTCTGCAACTGTCGCAATGATGGTGTTTGGAACCCTGAACAAAGGGAAAGTCACTTCCCTTTAGTTCCAGCGAGCAGGACAGAG ATTACCATAATCTTTGAGAAGACTTACTTTGTTGTGAAGTTGGATGATGGATATCAATTCAATTACAACAATTACTTAAACTTCAAAACGATCAACTTCTTATCAGTTTCTGGTGACTTCAAGGTGAAAGCTGTGACCTTTGACTGCCCCTCCCACTGA